The genomic stretch agaacagaaagccTAGGTCacattcttgtctttttccaCGGCCCCTTACGACACTTTGATGAGGCCCTGCTCTGTGTTCCAGAGGGATCAGGCCAGTAAGAAAGAGGGCAATCCCACTGTACCAGATGGATGGCTACTTAGAAGCCTCTTTCAAGTCAACACTGCAATATTCCTCCTGACATTGCTCAATGAGCATGCTCATGTTTGAATTTCCAGGGGCTGCTATCATTCATCCATGGACTTCTCCATCCTTCCGGAATACAAAAGGAGTCTTTCTGTATTCCCTGCCCATGCTGGATTACGTCAAGTCTCCTGAGGCTATTCTGGAGGTAGGAGcaccaagaaacagaaaaacagaggtgggggggaggaaCCAAACATGCTCCTGAGTGGCCTTTACGCTTGTCTTTGCTCCTCGAAGCTTTCTTTACTGCCTTCCTCTCGCATGGACCTACTCGCCTCCTGTGTCTCCCTGCTGAGTATTTCCTCTCCCGCAGTGCCCCAGGTCCTCCGCGCGAGCTTCTAACAGGCTAGCTTCGTCCTGCAGTCTTTGTCTTCCCAGTCACTGTGAAAACTGTCAGCATGGCacgggaggagaagggaaaaggtgcCTGCGGAGGTCTGGGGTGTGAGCTTGCCACGGCTCTTAGTGAGCACAAGCAGGCGCTGAGAGCCTGCACTGCTGGAGGGCCCCACGTTGTGTTTGCAAGCCGTCCTGGCACTGCtcctcagctgcctgcacaAGTTGAAGAGTTGGCTGGTGCCAGTGGAAGGAGGTGGGACTGGATGAGAGGAGCGATTGCTTCCCCTTACAGGAAAGGCTCATCCAGGTGGGCCCTTAGTTGCCACCTGCTCTGGGCAGGTGCCTTTCAGCCACACCATCCTTGCTTCTTCTTGGCTACTTGCTCTGGACTGGGAGAGGCCAGAGAGCTTCTACAAGTAGCacacccagctccctgccatcCAAGTGTTTCTCCGCTGAAGGGGTCTTGTGAGGCCTGAATTCTCACAACGGCTTCTCCGTTCGGTACCTGCAGGGTCCCGCCGAAGGCACTGGCTGCggttcagagcagagctgatgggCCAAATCAGTTCTTAATCCTCTGATGCTCGTGGCAGGAATAAGAGCCAGGGCACCCTTCTCCATGTGAAcgtgctttcttcttctcctttcagccGGAAAATCATCTGGGAAACTGCTGGCCCTTCCCAGGAAGTCAGGGACACGTCTTCATCAAGCTGTCTACGCCAATCATTCCCAGAGCAGTCACCATGGACCATGCTTTAGGGACAGGCTTCCATGGAGACAGTATCTCCAGAGCTCCAAAGGACTTTGCTGTCTACGTAAGTGATTTCTCAAGAGTGGTGGGGGGGGGTCACATAGCATTTCTAAGCGGGGGGTGAATATGGGTCAAAGAGTTGAGTGGCCTGTGGCTTCCTCCTGGTTCGCAGAAGAAACAACCTCCTGGCAGTTGTATTCCTCTTTTATCCAATGTACTGCTCAAAAGGAAGTTTGTGGGGCAAGAGGGTGCCCCAGGAGccacagggaaaagcagctggcACAGTGCACGGTTCTAAACCTTCTTGGCTTCCAATCCCAGGGGGCATTTGTGATCCCGAGGTTACCCCCCTCTCACTGGCAATGTCTGCTCCTTTTCTGACTGCCAGCTGAGACCCATTGAGTAGGCAAGTGTGGCATGCTGCCTAGCTGCAGCTTCTCATCTTCTCCTTGTGCTCATCCTCCTTGGACTACGTAGCTGAAAGCAAGCAGTACTTCACCAACTGAAGTTAAGTCTTCCCACAGTGTAACAGGCGCTCTTGTTTTCTCCACCCCCGGCTTTCTCTAGGGCCTGAAGCACCATGAGGAGCAGGGAACGTTCCTGGGACAGTTCACTTTCCTGGCGGCACTCAATCCCAGTCAGACCTTCCAGCTGAAGGTACGGGGACAAAGAGGGAAGGCTATCGTAGGAGAGGAGGAGACATGCGGTTGGCTGGGGAGAAGCTTCCCTGCCAAAGGGCTATAGGCAGCCCTCTCCTTGAGCGTGCGCCACGCTGGCCCTTCTTCTGCTTTAACTTCCTAACGGCGTATGCCTGGACTTCCgttcttcttctctttcattttgggTTTAAGCTTCAGCGCTTACAACTGCTGCAGTTGAAGCTGAAACCAGCTTGACTGTTTGGGCTCCAAGTGCATACACGTGGCCACATCCCGTAGTATGCACTACTACTGGCCTGCTAGTTCAAGACTAGAAATGCTGGGCTTTCTGAGGATTCTGTTGTTGCTGGTAGCGAGTAGTGACAGGGAGGCCATTCTGTTTCAGTGGCTTTCTAGAGAAGGCAACGAGACATTCTACTAACACCACTGGGTCTTCTGACTGTGGGAGCATGGGCCTCAAAGCAGGCGAGAAGAACTTGCCAATGTATTTGCTGAAGCTTCTGgtagctgcttcttcctttcctgttctgCTGGCCAAATGAGGGACAGCAAGATAGGAACATCTTGAACCACGATAGGTCAAAAGACCTCACAGGGCAGCTGGAAGGAAGCTGTTGAATGAGTCCCTCGCTGCGACACTACTCTGTCAGCATCATCCCCTGTCTCTCGGCTCGGTCTCTCCACTCTGACCCCAGGGAAGAGTGAAGCCCTAGGGGGTGCCGAATGCTTTCTCAGATTGGATCTGGAATTGGTTTCTCTCCCGGTTggccaaggagctgctctgggtACTTGGGGTGGTCTCGGTGTGCTGCCGTGATGCTCGGGGAGGGATCACTCCTCAGGGCCCAGGCTCTCAGGAGGATTCAACCCCTGTAAGGTGAGGGGCACCAGGATGTCAGCCCACCTTGTCCAGCTTCCCCTGTTCCCAGGGTGTAATCAGACACAGCTCCCCAGAGAGCCACCATctctggaaaggaagggaaagaggtcTCAGGCTCCGGGCCGACCGGCTCACAGACTCTCGGCAAGCTCCTTGCCCAGGGCATGACAGATACTGGTGTACACAAAGAGCCCAGAAAAACACTGCCATGGCTatggagctgggctctgcccccgTTTCAGACTGCCAGCTCCCAGAGAAAACTGCCTCTGAATGGTCCCCCCTTTTGAGGGGAACGAGCTGTGCCCACAGGAGACTTGGTGCTCAAGGCACCACAGCACTAGGACCCACTGGTCCTGGCAGCCCCATTGTCCCCCGACCCCCGTGGGACCCTCAGGCAGGGCTCTTGTGGCAGCCCCCAGACCTCTCCAGCCACCCTCACAGCCCAGCAATTGCAGCTTTGGACAGCTGACAGCCCTGGTGCAACCCCTTAGGAAAGACCTCCTGAAACCCTCACCCTTggtggagagctgcaggagcttgGGGAATGAACAGCTCACCTCCGAGCTGATGGTCATGGTGCAGCAGCCCTCCGACACGCTTGCTGCTTGCCCTCAGCTCAGGGAAAGGGATACTCTTCCTGGCTCCTCACCCAAAACTCCTCTCTGATgtgctcctcctcctgcctgtcagCAAGGGTCCCCCAGtgcagccccactgcctcccgaccctgctcctgccttgtggagcagctgcaaagggcagtggtggggagcccctgagcagtgcccagcagcacccaggccTCGCCGGGaagtgccagcactgctgtggTACGGGGAGACCTCCTTGTGATGCAGTGCATCCCCCTGTGACATCAGCCCACATCATCTGGAGGTTCATTATGACACCAGGAGGGAGAtggcccagctggggagagaggtgAGAggtttcccctcttctcctgaGACAGTCACCCCCTTGCTCCCCAGTCCTTTTTCCAAAaatcccctctgccccctgcaccaacatgtctctgctgctgggagccaAGCCGGGCAGGTGGGGTTTGGGGATTGGCTGCGGTCGGGCTGTTTTCAAGAGATGGGATCGAAAGCCTGGGGGATAAAACAGCCCCTCCCATGGTACCGAACActctctgctttgtgttgctCTTGTCTTTTGGATTTGTCACCCAACCAGGCCTGATCAAACACGGaggtttcagctgttgctgaacagtgctcgCACAGCGTCAAGGGCTCCTCTGTTCCTCACTCTgacccaccagcgagtaggctgggggggggggcaagaagctgggatgcgacacagctggcacagctgaccccgcctgaccaaagggacattccagaccataggacgtcgtCCTCAGCAATacaagctgggggaagaaggagcaagGCAGGGGGTCACCGTGGAGAGGACAGACCCCGCAACacccctccagcctgctgctggcctcgCCACACCTCCACCTGAAGGGACCTCACCaccacccacccagccaccagcctgctgTTGGCCTATCAGGGTCTCAGGAAGAAGTGACCTCCCAAGGAACTTCCAAGCCATTTGCATGCTGCTGGCCTAtcacctgcagggacagaggtgaCCTCCCAAGGAACAGCCAAGCCATGTGCCTGCTCCTACCCTATCAGCATCTCTGGCAGAAGCAATCTCGCCAGCTCCACCCCAGCCGTCACCTCCCTGCTGGCCCCTTGCCgtccccccagcctgcctctcctctgcccccccaGCTCTCGTCTCTCCACACTCTCGCTGGCAGGCACTGAGCACCTCAATGCCACCTGCTGCTCCTGACCAATCAGCTTCCTCCCACACCACTGACCTCACCACACCCCAGCCATGTCACCTTCTAACCCACCGGCCCCTCgcctgcctctgtcctgccccagGCTCTAGCaaatgcagcagccagagcacacGCCTGTGTCtgattgaaaaatggaaaagtaaaaagaaaaaaagcttgggGAATCGGAAGTTCTAATTAAAATGACACCTCCCGTCCTAATCCACAAAGACCCTGCCCATGTTGCCTTTGTTCAGATggggaggaataaaaagaaaaaagaaaaagaagccaagtcTATTACGCAGAACTGCTTCTATTCCCAGGTTTTGTAACCTGTAGAAAGATGCAGATGCAGGGACCATCACAACTAAAGCATCTCCATCAGCAATTGCAcctgaaattgtatttccatctgcaaaggcagctgctATGGCATCTGTGTCTGCAACGGTGCCCgcactggagagctgcagccaagaGGACAGTTGCACACAGAGCATTCCAGATGCAGATACCTTTGCAGATGCCGTTGCAGACTCCAATACCATTGCAGGCACCATTTCAGCTGCACATACCACTGCTGATAACCCTGCAGATGCCATCGGCAAAGCAAATCACACTGCTGGGGCAGGTACGACTGCAGTTGAAGAAGCCATTGCAGAGGCCACTGCAGATATGGATCCCATTGCAGATATCAATAACATCACACTTACCTGTACAGAGACCAATGCCTTTACAGATGCCATCACCGATACCATTACAGACCCTGATACCAGTGCAGAGGCACTGATACCATTACAGTCAGTCACACCCGTACCGGGACCGGGAGTGGTACAGATACCATTAGCGATACCCTTGCTGATGCTATTTCAGCTGGCGAGGGAATTACATGTACACATGCAAAAACCATTGCAAGTTCGTGTGCAGAGACACAGAGCATTAGCAGGCCAGATACAGTTTCAGGTGCAATTACAGGAACAGATACAGATCCCAGTAGAGGCACAGGTACTGGCACCCTCAGAAATACAGGTACCTCTACCATCACAGGGACTGAGATAATTACAGACACGGATTCACATTGAATTGCCGATATCATTGCAGATGCAGGCACAAAACAGATATAATTCCGGGTACAGGTACAATTACACTCACAATTCAGGATACAAGTACAGCCACAGATACAAGCGCACATTCCAGTACCCAAGCAACAGCAGCTACAGGAAGTGACACCATCACCAGCTGAGGTTCCATGACAGACAGAGGAACCATTACACATAAAGGCATTGATACAAACATGGTGACCAAAAGCACCCCCTGGGGACTCAGGCCGGTCAGCCGCACCTTGCTCCCTGGGGGAATCAAGAAACGTGTCCTCCAGGTTCCCCTTCCTGGGCACATGGCAGAGAAGGGGACTGAGAGAAGAGAGCATGGATTGACCACCGAAGATGCCACTGGAGCTGCAGATGCCATGGCAGAGGCAGATCCCATTGCAGAGACCGTTCCAGATCCCATTGCAGACGCAGATGAAATTTCAGAtggaactgcagctggagatgccGTGGAAGATGCTGGTGCCATTGCAGGTgccattgcagatgcagatCCCATTGCAGATGCCATTTGTGGGGCTGGACACCAGGTCCTCACCAAAGCCACGCTGtcattccccctcctctgctggacaggggagaggaaatagaacgaaaggctcatgggtcgagataaagacggagatcactcagcaattactgtcacgggccAAACAGACtcatcttggggaaaaaaatgaatttaatttattaccagtcaaatcagagcaggataatgagaaataaaaccaaatcttcaacacaccttccccctacccctccttttttcctgggctcaacttcactcccaaattctctacttcctccccaccagcagcgcagggggacagggaacgGGGGTTGCGGAAAGTTCGTCACACGatgtctctgccgctccttctcTTCAGGGGAAAGACTCCTCACaatcttcccctgctccagcgtggggtccctcccatgagAGACActcctccacaaacttctgcaacgtgagtccttcccacaggctacagttcttcaggaactgctccagcatgggtcccatccacggggtgcagtccttcaggaacagactgctccagtgtgggtcccctgcggggtcacaagtcctgccagcaaacctgctccagtgtgggctcctctctccacggggtcacaggccctgccaggagcctgctccagtgcagcctatccacggggtcacagcctccttcggatACATCCTCCTGCTCCgacgtggggtcctccacgggctgcaggtagACATCTGCTCCATCGTGGAcctgcatgggctgcagggggacagcctgcctcaccatggtcttcaccacgggctgcaggggaatctctgctccagcgcctgcagcacctcctccccttccttcttcactgatcttggtgtttgcagagttgtttttctcacagctcctctctccgtctgctgttccacagcagggttttttttttcccccttcttaaatctgttatcccagaggtgctaccaccgttgctgatgggctcggccttggccagcagcgggtccatcttggaacccactggcattaactttatcggacataggggaagcttctagcagcttctcacagaagccagccctgtagccccccccccgctaccaaaaccttgccatgcaaacccaagaCACTTCCTCCTCACATCCCCAGCCTCACCATTTCTAACATTGGTCTCCTGGGACTTGCATCACTGACACCACACTTCACCACTgaaggctgcagctggaggtaACAGCTCCTTTGCACCAGCTCCCACCTACTTTCCTGAGAgacctggctgcacacaggcacagctggCTTTCTCTTCGTTGtcaacaaacagaaagaaagcatgGTAAAGTTTAATAAACAATAACCCACTCTCCTCACCTCTATGCTAAGTCCATGCTGCCTCCAAGGAGGTTCACCATCCACAGGGGATAACCTCACTGGAAATGtttcagagagagagatagGAAATGATAGATGTAAACACAATGAAGGATTTGTCTGAAGAGATAATTAGACTGCTGAAAGACAAGGGCAGGCTTCTAGCTCCCTCAATGTCAAAGCTTCAGCCTGGGTGGTTGAGAGGGATCTGACTGAACAAGGAGTAAGGGGAAAGGAAACCTGGAGACCAATGGAAACGGCATAGGTCCAGACAGTGTGCTGAGAAGATGCCTTGAGACCTGGGCAGGTGGAAAAATTAGGGAGGTTAAGTACACAGGACAATGAGCAGAGTCCTGGCAATGCAAGTACAGGGGAAGGTCaagatttcttctcctgcaaTTAATAGACTTCCTAGAAATTCCCATTTTGtcgttgtcgtggtttaacccccgcCAGCAacagcaccacgcagccgtttccccctccccctcccagtggggtgaggaggaggaaaggaaagaaaaaaagtaaaactcgtgggttgagataagaacagtttaataactaaagtaaaatataatactaacaagagtaataatgaaatataatagtaatgaaaaggaatacaacaaaaaaaaggaagaggggggaaggaaaaaaaccagtgatgcacaatgcaactggtcaccacccgctgaccaatgcccagttagttcccgagctgcgatccgcgccgcctggccaactcccccgtgtttatatactgggcatgatgttccatggtatggaatacccctttggctagttcaggtcagctgccctggctatgctccctcccagcttcttgcacacctgcttgctggcagagcacgggatactgaaaagtccttggcttaagataagcgctacttagcaacaactaaaacatcggagtgttatcaacatcattctcacactaaatccaaaacacagcactgtaccacctactaaaaagaaagttaactctgtcccagccgaaaccaggacatgtggGCAGATGCCTGATCCTCTATCAAGTCAGCAAGGTGAGCAATTGCATGATGCTACAGGTaatgaaggggggggggggggtgagctGGCACAGGCAGGACGAAGGAACCaccacaaaaccacagatgaaatgcaaagagtaactttatttctgttgttacCTCACGAATCGGGGGATCCCCAAAGCAGCACgcaggcagaggcacacaagcgGGGATGCAGGCACCACAGAGATCAGTCCTTGCTAGAGGATCGCTGAACCTGCTGTTTCTGCCTGTTTTTCAGGGATTCGGGCAAGAGCagtttaccactgtgctttgatctttcccacagcagggcaggaatccCAAGCATGTTCCATAGGGTGCCTCTGAGTCTATCACAGCCTTGTGTTATCTGAACACAGATGTTCAGCTTGTCAAACACACAAGGATAGACAACAATTACTAtgatatatgtgtttttctacaccccagctgcaagtcaccTGAGCGTGCTTACAATCCTCCTCGCCAATCTTCTGTTACTTTCCTAAACAGGCTGAACGTTTTCCTGAGAGGGCTGGAGAAGAGTATCAGCACAAGGTAGCTGCTTGATAAGAACGTCTTGAACCACGATAGGTCAAAAGACCTCACATGGCAGCCAGAAGGAAGCTGTTGAATGAGTCCCTCGCTGCGACACTACTCTGTCAGTAGTCAAAtgccagagaggaaaaggcaactcatttcttcttctcctttcagaacGGGCTCTCTGGGTTCGTGAAGTACCTAAGGCTGCAAGTGCTGAGCAACTGGGGTCACCCGGACTACACCTGCCTGTATCGATTCAGAGTGCATGGTGATCCTCCCAAAGACAGGGGAGAGGTGTTAGCTTCATCTGGCAATAAATTGCGTTAATTTTCACCAAGCCGAGTTTgcgtctgttttgcctgtgatgctAACCGGTAAGAGagctccctgtccttctctccACCCACGAGCTTATCGGAGACTTCCCTGGAGGAAGAGAG from Gymnogyps californianus isolate 813 unplaced genomic scaffold, ASM1813914v2 HiC_scaffold_38, whole genome shotgun sequence encodes the following:
- the LOC127028658 gene encoding LOW QUALITY PROTEIN: SUN domain-containing protein 3-like (The sequence of the model RefSeq protein was modified relative to this genomic sequence to represent the inferred CDS: deleted 2 bases in 1 codon), producing MAPGRDPERGAGSPRHNPAFDQSKCKESFGVCLTGVYHVGQLGEESLWRIAALGEALSKTLTLPEQLRKLQEELYHLRWSVRDVTEHALHEALKQAKLPGFTGWAVQEMINQVLEKLEENQVLMPDYALKSSGAAIIHPWTSPSFRNTKGVFLYSLPMLDYVKSPEAILEPENHLGNCWPFPGSQGHVFIKLSTPIIPRAVTMDHALGTGFHGDSISRAPKDFAVYGLKHHEEQGTFLGQFTFLAALNPSQTFQLKNGLSGFVKYLRLQVLSNWGHPDYTCLYRFRVHGDPPKDRGEVLASSGNKLR